The following are encoded in a window of Thunnus albacares chromosome 17, fThuAlb1.1, whole genome shotgun sequence genomic DNA:
- the smurf1 gene encoding E3 ubiquitin-protein ligase SMURF1 isoform X2 encodes MSNPGTRRNGSSIKIRLTVLCAKNLAKKDFFRLPDPFAKVVVDGSGQCHSTDTVKSTLDPKWNQHYDLYIGKTDSITISIWNHKKIHKRQGAGFLGCIRLLSNAISRLKDTGYQRLDLCKLNPSDSDAVRGQIVVSLQTRDRIGSGGPVVDCRGLLENDGPVFEGCFSEEPLPYSDPTGAAGGGNCRLDSPSQEGRLQTQRIRGQDSRGHGHTPQNRPHGHQPPDLPEGYEQRTTVQGQVYFLHTQTGVSTWHDPRIPRDLASVSCEELGPLPVGWEVRSTVSGRIYFVDHNNRTTQFTDPRLHTIISQQSQAKDSSQAPQMDVGGEEGGGGGVGGGGGDGDVAARYERDLVHKLKLLRHELSLQQPQAGHCRIEVSREEIFEESYRQIMKMRPKDLKKRLMVKFRGEEGLDYGGVAREWLYLLCHEMLNPYYGLFQYSTDNIYTLQINPDSSINPDHLSYFHFVGRVMGLAVFHGHYINGSFTLPFYKQLLGKPIQLNDLETTDPELHKSLVWILENDITSVLDHTFCVEHNAFGKFLQHELKPNGRNIPVTEENKKEYVRLYVNWRFMRGIEAQFLALQKGFSELIPQHLLKPFDHKELELIIGGLGKIDLADWKTNTRLKHCTSESNVVRWFWQAVEAFSEERRGRLLQFVTGSTRVPLQGFKALQGSAGPRLFTIHLIDANTDNLPKAHTCFNRIDIPPYESYEKLYEKLLTAVEETCGFAVE; translated from the exons ATGTCGAATCCCGGGACTCGGAGGAACGGGTCCAGCATCAAAATCCGACtgacag tattaTGTGCCAAGAACCTCGCAAAGAAAGACTTCTTTC GCCTGCCAGATCCATTTGCCAAGGTGGTGGTGGATGGATCAGGTCAATGCCACTCTACAGACACAGTCAAGAGCACACTGGACCCCAAATGGAATCAGCACTACGACCT cTACATTGGAAAGACAGACTCAATCACCATCAGTATATGGAACCACAAGAAGATCCATAAACGACAGGGAGCAGGCTTCTTGGGCTGCATACGACTTCTTTCTAATGCCATCAGCAGGCTAAAAGACACAGGAT ACCAGCGACTAGATCTATGTAAACTGAACCCTTCGGACAGCGACGCAGTGCGGGGTCAGATTGTAG TAAGCTTACAAACGCGAGACCGCATCGGCAGCGGAGGCCCCGTGGTGGACTGCAGAGGACTGTTGGAAAATGATGG gcctGTGTTTGAGGGATGTTTCAGCGAAGAGCCACTTCCCTATTCAGACCCCACTGGTGCAGCAGGGGGAGGGAACTGCCGGCTTGACTCACCCAGTCAAGAAGGCCGTCTTCAGACGCAGCGAATCAGAGGGCAGGATTCCAGAGGACACGGCCACACCCCTCAGAACAGACCTCACGGGCACCAACCGCCTGACCTGCCGGAGGGATACG agcAGCGAACAACAGTGCAGGGCCAGGTGTACTTccttcacacacagacaggcgTCAGCACCTGGCACGACCCTCGGATACCGCG GGACCTGGCCAGTGTGAGCTGTGAGGAACTCGGTCCGTTGCCAGTGGGCTGGGAGGTCCGAAGCACCGTGTCTGGCCGGATCTACTTTGTGGACCACAACAACAGAACCACACAGTTCACAGACCCGCGCCTGCATACCATTATCAG CCAGCAATCCCAAGCGAAGGACTCCTCCCAAGCCCCCCAGATGGACGtggggggtgaggaggggggaggCGGAGGAGTTGGCGGCGGAGGAGGAGACGGAGATGTGGCGGCGCGCTACGAGAGAGACCTGGTCCATAAGCTGAAGCTGCTCCGCCACGAGCTGTCCCTGCAGCAACCGCAAGCGGGACACTGTCGCATAGAGGTGTCCCGCGAGGAGATCTTTGAG GAGTCGTACCGGCAGATAATGAAGATGAGGCCCAAAGACCTGAAGAAGCGTCTGATGGTGAAGTTCAGGGGAGAGGAGGGTCTGGATTATGGTGGTGTGGCCAG GGAGTGGCTGTACCTGCTGTGTCATGAAATGTTGAACCCCTATTACGGCCTGTTCCAGTACTCCACAGACAATATTTACACACTACAGATCAACCCCGACTCCTCCATCAACCCT gACCATTTGTCATACTTCCATTTTGTGGGTCGCGTGATGGGCCTGGCAGTTTTTCACGGTCACTACATCAACGGGAGTTTCACGCTGCCCTTCTACAAACAGCTGTTAGGCAAACCCATCCAACTCAACGACCTGGAGACCACCGACCCAGAGTTGCACAAGAGCCTCGTCTGGATATT AGAGAACGACATCACTTCAGTCCTAGACCACACATTTTGCGTGGAGCACAATGCCTTTGGAAAGTTTCTACAACATGAGCTCAAACCTAATGGGCGTAATATCCCTGTTACTGAGGAGAACAAGAAAGAATACGTAAG acTTTATGTGAACTGGAGGTTCATGCGGGGAATTGAAGCCCAGTTTCTGGCTCTACAGAAGGGATTCAGTGAGCTCATCCCCCAGCACCTCCTCAAACCTTTTGACCATAAAGAACTTGAG tTGATCATCGGCGGATTGGGAAAGATAGACCTCGCAGACTGGAAGACGAACACCCGCCTGAAGCACTGTACAAGCGAAAGCAACGTGGTGCGGTGGTTCTGGCAGGCGGTGGAGGCCTTCagcgaggagaggagaggacgcTTGCTGCAGTTCGTCACGGGCTCCACCAGGGTCCCTCTACAGGGATTCAAAGCGCTGCAGG GTTCTGCAGGACCAAGGCTCTTCACCATCCATTTGATAGACGCCAACACAGACAACCTGCCCAAGGCTCACACGTG TTTTAACAGGATAGACATCCCTCCCTACGAGTCTTACGAGAAACTTTACGAGAAACTGCTGACGGCTGTGGAGGAGACCTGCGGCTTTGCTGTGGAGTGA
- the smurf1 gene encoding E3 ubiquitin-protein ligase SMURF1 isoform X1, which translates to MSNPGTRRNGSSIKIRLTVLCAKNLAKKDFFRLPDPFAKVVVDGSGQCHSTDTVKSTLDPKWNQHYDLYIGKTDSITISIWNHKKIHKRQGAGFLGCIRLLSNAISRLKDTGYQRLDLCKLNPSDSDAVRGQIVVSLQTRDRIGSGGPVVDCRGLLENDGPVFEGCFSEEPLPYSDPTGAAGGGNCRLDSPSQEGRLQTQRIRGQDSRGHGHTPQNRPHGHQPPDLPEGYEQRTTVQGQVYFLHTQTGVSTWHDPRIPRDLASVSCEELGPLPVGWEVRSTVSGRIYFVDHNNRTTQFTDPRLHTIISQQSQAKDSSQAPQMDVGGEEGGGGGVGGGGGDGDVAARYERDLVHKLKLLRHELSLQQPQAGHCRIEVSREEIFEESYRQIMKMRPKDLKKRLMVKFRGEEGLDYGGVAREWLYLLCHEMLNPYYGLFQYSTDNIYTLQINPDSSINPDHLSYFHFVGRVMGLAVFHGHYINGSFTLPFYKQLLGKPIQLNDLETTDPELHKSLVWILENDITSVLDHTFCVEHNAFGKFLQHELKPNGRNIPVTEENKKEYVRLYVNWRFMRGIEAQFLALQKGFSELIPQHLLKPFDHKELELIIGGLGKIDLADWKTNTRLKHCTSESNVVRWFWQAVEAFSEERRGRLLQFVTGSTRVPLQGFKALQGSTGSAGPRLFTIHLIDANTDNLPKAHTCFNRIDIPPYESYEKLYEKLLTAVEETCGFAVE; encoded by the exons ATGTCGAATCCCGGGACTCGGAGGAACGGGTCCAGCATCAAAATCCGACtgacag tattaTGTGCCAAGAACCTCGCAAAGAAAGACTTCTTTC GCCTGCCAGATCCATTTGCCAAGGTGGTGGTGGATGGATCAGGTCAATGCCACTCTACAGACACAGTCAAGAGCACACTGGACCCCAAATGGAATCAGCACTACGACCT cTACATTGGAAAGACAGACTCAATCACCATCAGTATATGGAACCACAAGAAGATCCATAAACGACAGGGAGCAGGCTTCTTGGGCTGCATACGACTTCTTTCTAATGCCATCAGCAGGCTAAAAGACACAGGAT ACCAGCGACTAGATCTATGTAAACTGAACCCTTCGGACAGCGACGCAGTGCGGGGTCAGATTGTAG TAAGCTTACAAACGCGAGACCGCATCGGCAGCGGAGGCCCCGTGGTGGACTGCAGAGGACTGTTGGAAAATGATGG gcctGTGTTTGAGGGATGTTTCAGCGAAGAGCCACTTCCCTATTCAGACCCCACTGGTGCAGCAGGGGGAGGGAACTGCCGGCTTGACTCACCCAGTCAAGAAGGCCGTCTTCAGACGCAGCGAATCAGAGGGCAGGATTCCAGAGGACACGGCCACACCCCTCAGAACAGACCTCACGGGCACCAACCGCCTGACCTGCCGGAGGGATACG agcAGCGAACAACAGTGCAGGGCCAGGTGTACTTccttcacacacagacaggcgTCAGCACCTGGCACGACCCTCGGATACCGCG GGACCTGGCCAGTGTGAGCTGTGAGGAACTCGGTCCGTTGCCAGTGGGCTGGGAGGTCCGAAGCACCGTGTCTGGCCGGATCTACTTTGTGGACCACAACAACAGAACCACACAGTTCACAGACCCGCGCCTGCATACCATTATCAG CCAGCAATCCCAAGCGAAGGACTCCTCCCAAGCCCCCCAGATGGACGtggggggtgaggaggggggaggCGGAGGAGTTGGCGGCGGAGGAGGAGACGGAGATGTGGCGGCGCGCTACGAGAGAGACCTGGTCCATAAGCTGAAGCTGCTCCGCCACGAGCTGTCCCTGCAGCAACCGCAAGCGGGACACTGTCGCATAGAGGTGTCCCGCGAGGAGATCTTTGAG GAGTCGTACCGGCAGATAATGAAGATGAGGCCCAAAGACCTGAAGAAGCGTCTGATGGTGAAGTTCAGGGGAGAGGAGGGTCTGGATTATGGTGGTGTGGCCAG GGAGTGGCTGTACCTGCTGTGTCATGAAATGTTGAACCCCTATTACGGCCTGTTCCAGTACTCCACAGACAATATTTACACACTACAGATCAACCCCGACTCCTCCATCAACCCT gACCATTTGTCATACTTCCATTTTGTGGGTCGCGTGATGGGCCTGGCAGTTTTTCACGGTCACTACATCAACGGGAGTTTCACGCTGCCCTTCTACAAACAGCTGTTAGGCAAACCCATCCAACTCAACGACCTGGAGACCACCGACCCAGAGTTGCACAAGAGCCTCGTCTGGATATT AGAGAACGACATCACTTCAGTCCTAGACCACACATTTTGCGTGGAGCACAATGCCTTTGGAAAGTTTCTACAACATGAGCTCAAACCTAATGGGCGTAATATCCCTGTTACTGAGGAGAACAAGAAAGAATACGTAAG acTTTATGTGAACTGGAGGTTCATGCGGGGAATTGAAGCCCAGTTTCTGGCTCTACAGAAGGGATTCAGTGAGCTCATCCCCCAGCACCTCCTCAAACCTTTTGACCATAAAGAACTTGAG tTGATCATCGGCGGATTGGGAAAGATAGACCTCGCAGACTGGAAGACGAACACCCGCCTGAAGCACTGTACAAGCGAAAGCAACGTGGTGCGGTGGTTCTGGCAGGCGGTGGAGGCCTTCagcgaggagaggagaggacgcTTGCTGCAGTTCGTCACGGGCTCCACCAGGGTCCCTCTACAGGGATTCAAAGCGCTGCAGG gtTCTACAGGTTCTGCAGGACCAAGGCTCTTCACCATCCATTTGATAGACGCCAACACAGACAACCTGCCCAAGGCTCACACGTG TTTTAACAGGATAGACATCCCTCCCTACGAGTCTTACGAGAAACTTTACGAGAAACTGCTGACGGCTGTGGAGGAGACCTGCGGCTTTGCTGTGGAGTGA